A single Brienomyrus brachyistius isolate T26 chromosome 11, BBRACH_0.4, whole genome shotgun sequence DNA region contains:
- the LOC125751823 gene encoding neurofilament medium polypeptide-like isoform X19 yields the protein MLQFRRTFENEKVQLQELNRRLSHYLSRVKHLEQENACLVKEISAVRNERTFEWEDQYLAELRELRRTVDLLAFEKSKAEVERERLRREFQTVQSLLFEESGMCRDIDGELKACKVQLQQAQAKNADLEDFMIQLENESRLLEEEHRREISHVQNNIYSRALSNVTQTYRAVPPITVEEVEQYALSMSDNCMEMFEVYRKRVEDLEESVRADEAKVEDLRREKNQYAADFEKLRSELEEQKRLQVHLEGQLRNTQDKCKGELEHYQMAVEDLEQERMILTSAITDKLKEHQDLMQVKMGLSLELAAYRALLEGEQRDAYLSAGQYSREAPRRIGSSIVRQDRRPPVNIGFETRCMEQGRSSRTSPGVSRFRSYEGPVATLGRASSRRDVMSCSKTPQVSTIAVRPVLQKYDLKTEIAEEVMVQKKDVSQHSANHQKFIKDFSPLPSPTSDKREIDLKEAHKTCVRVVSPPMMSLMTMSEKEGEEDAGDIKADKSEDRKEADYSVTLEQGKIDEEEEVDAPTIEEVMITTQGEFSDDSQIKEEKESKRVDSAEEKEEGGGSQKEEVTAITQDDFSDDSQINEEKESKRIDPAEEKEEEGGSQKEEVTEITQDDFSDDSQINEEKESKRIDPAEEKEEEGGSQKEEVTEITQDDFSNDSQINEEKESKRIDPAEEKEEEGGSQKEEVTEITQDDFSNDSEINEEKESKGIDPAEEKEEEGGSQKEEVTAIIQDDFSDDSEIKEEKESKRIDPAEGKTMATVSLEEIIEKVIKPAGLDAHLSSSPDSKITYHVEKTEAENGTTQIILESKIEEDLDVSDEALEELLNKEVKKVTLEDVKGTAAGSMIENLLSFGLAKGEDLEKLSVNVEIIEEPLEAHSKEDSKVTPTTVFFQSSSKFIQIEELENDPPPPEHYDSGVEELKTSVIAEEYGRVEVQEGLKDTDVTYYSQETEYYVSTPDDDPEEGPLSSSEHCEAVHGLSDETCHQKGPVISQEDSDSQESESKVTYMISELASSEDRDSLCVVEREVQVSPQMQEAMLDVLQEDSEDPKQQLRELLEELQGEVSGELKENVSLIPRNDEEGDGGLSVDIRKVQKDSDENSMTVVAEINVSQTLEGSELLQEQDKDTFEERERSVNVDGSPEEHDRVSRSEECSTPQIDVNNVKIGAPRPQADRSEEISQEGDMKTWQEYTAECAEIIQVLQSKEAPPQLKVNQEETIVYLESREEA from the exons ATGTTACAGTTCAGGAGAACGTTTGAGAATGAAAAAGTCCAGCTGCAGGAATTAAACCGCAGACTAAGTCACTACCTGTCCAGAGTGAAACATCTGGAGCAAGAAAACGCCTGCCTGGTAAAAGAAATAAGCGCAGTTAGAAATGAGAGAACTTTCGAGTGGGAAGACCAGTACCTGGCCGAACTGCGAGAACTTAGGAGAACGGTGGACCTGCTAGCTTTTGAGAAGTCTAAAGCTGAGGTGGAACGTGAGAGGCTGCGACGGGAGTTTCAGACGGTTCAGTCGCTGCTCTTCGAAGAGTCGGGAATGTGCCGTGACATCGATGGGGAGCTAAAAGCCTGCAAGGTGCAACTTCAGCAAGCGCAGGCGAAGAACGCCGACCTGGAGGACTTTATGATCCAGCTGGAAAACGAAAGCAGGCTTCTAGAAGAAGAGCACAGACGAGAAATTTCCCATGTCCAGAACAACATATACTCCAGAGCACTGTCCAATGTCACCCAGACGTACCGAGCTGTTCCGCCGATTACTGTGGAAGAGGTGGAGCAGTACGCGCTCAGCATGTCGGATAACTGCATGGAGATGTTCGAGGTGTACCGAAAAAGGGTGGAAGACCTGGAGGAGTCCGTCAGGGCGGACGAGGCTAAAGTGGAGGATTTGCGCAGAGAGAAGAACCAGTATGCCGCCGACTTTGAGAAGCTGCGGTCTGAGCTTGAAGAGCAAAAGAGGCTGCAGGTTCACCTTGAGGGGCAGCTGAGGAACACGCAGGACAAGTGCAAAGGGGAGCTCGAGCATTATCAG ATGGCTGTAGAGGATCTGGAGCAGGAACGGATGATTCTGACCAGCGCCATCACAGACAAGCTGAAGGAACATCAGGATCTCATGCAAGTCAAGATGGGCCTCAGCCTGGAGTTGGCAGCTTACAG GGCACTACTGGAAGGAGAGCAACGAGATGCATATCTCTCGGCAGGCCAGTATTCAAGAGAAGCACCAAGACGAATAG GCTCTTCCATAGTCAGACAAGACAGAAGACCACCTGTGAACATAGGTTTTGAAACCAGATGCATGGAACAAGGGAGATCTTCAAGAACTTCCCCCGGCGTCAGTCGTTTCAGATCCTATGAAGGCCCTGTTGCAACCCTGGGGAGAGCTTCAAGCAGAAGAGATGTCATGTCATGCAGTAAAACACCACAAGTATCCACAATCGCTGTAAGGCCAGTGTTACAGAAATATGATCTGAAAACTGAAATAGCGGAAGAAGTGATGGTGCAAAAGAAAGATGTCTCCCAGCACTCCGCGAATCATCAGAAGTTCATAAAGGATTTCAGTCCCCTTCCCTCACCAACATCAGATAAGAGGGAAATAGACCTGAAAGAGGCACATAAGACGTGTGTGAGAGTTGTGTCCCCTCCAATGATGAGTTTAATGACAATGTCAGAAAAAGAAGGTGAGGAGGATGCCGGAGACATTAAGGCTGATAAGAGTGAGGACAGAAAGGAAGCTGATTACAGTGTCACTCTGGAGCAAGGAAAGATTGACGAGGAGGAGGAAGTGGATGCTCCGACAATAGAGGAGGTCATGATAACGACCCAGGGTGAATTTTCAGATGACTCACAAattaaagaggagaaggagagtaAGAGGGTTGATTCAGctgaggagaaggaggaagggggaGGTTCTCAGAAGGAGGAGGTCACAGCAATAACCCAGGATGATTTTTCAGATGATTCACAAATTAATGAGGAGAAGGAGAGTAAAAGGATTGATCCAGctgaggagaaggaggaagagggaggttctCAGAAGGAggag gtcacagaaataacccaggatgattTTTCAGATGATTCACAAATTAATGAGGAGAAGGAGAGTAAGAGGATTGATCCAGctgaggagaaggaggaagagggaggttctCAGAAGGAggaggtcacagaaataacccaggatgattTTTCAAATGATTCACAAATTAATGAGGAGAAGGAGAGTAAGAGGATTGATCCAGctgaggagaaggaggaagagggaggttctCAGAAGGAggaggtcacagaaataacccaggatgattTTTCAAATGACTCAGAAATTAATGAGGAGAAGGAGAGTAAGGGGATTGATCCAGctgaggagaaggaggaagagggaggttctCAGAAGGAGGAGGTCACAGCAATAATCCAGGATGATTTTTCAGATGACTCAGAAattaaagaggagaaggagagtaAGAGGATTGATCCAGCTGAGGGGAAGACCATGGCAACAGTAAGCTTGGAGGAAATTATTGAAAAAGTTATAAAGCCTGCTGGTCTGGATGCACATCTTAGTTCATCACCAGACTCAAAGATCACCTATCATGTTGAGAAAACAGAAGCAGAGAATGGCACAACCCAAATAATACTAGAGTCAAAGATAGAGGAGGATCTGGATGTGTCTGATGAGGCTTTGGAAGAGCTCCTCAACAAAGAAGTTAAGAAAGTCACTCTAGAGGATGTCAAAGGAACTGCTGCTGGAAGTATGATTGAAAACTTGCTTTCTTTTGGGCTAGCAAAAGGCGAAGACTTGGAAAAGCTGTCAGTAAATGTTGAAATAATCGAGGAGCCACTGGAAGCACACAGCAAGGAGGACAGCAAGGTCACTCCAACGACAGTGTTCTTTCAGTCTTCTTCAAAATTTATCCAAATTGAAGAGTTAGAGAATGACCCTCCACCGCCTGAACATTATGACAGTGGTGTTGAAGAATTAAAGACTTCAGTGATAGCTGAAGAATACGGACGAGTGGAAGTGCAAGAGGGTTTGAAAGATACAGACGTCACATATTACAGTCAAGAAACTGAATATTACGTGTCCACACCGGATGATGATCCTGAGGAAGGCCCTTTATCGTCTTCTGAACACTGTGAAGCAGTTCATGGCTTGTCAGATGAAACATGCCATCAAAAAGGACCTGTAATCAGCCAAGAGGATTCTGATAGTCAAGAATCAGAATCCAAAGTAACATATATGATCAGTGAACTTGCCAGCAGTGAGGACAGAGATTCACTGTGTGTTGTAGAAAGAGAAGTTCAAGTCTCTCCCCAAATGCAAGAGGCTATGCtagatgttctgcaagaagaCTCAGAGGACCCAAAGCAACAGCTGAGGGAACTTTTGGAAGAGCTCCAAGGAGAAGTGAGTGGGGAATTAAAGGAAAATGTATCTCTTATCCCAAGAAATGATGAAGAAGGTGATGGCGGTCTGTCTGTAGACATCAGAAAAGTACAGAAGGATTCGGATGAGAATTCAATGACCGTTGTAGCAGAGATCAATGTTTCACAGACTCTAGAAGGTTCTGAACTGTTGCAGGAGCAGGACAAAGATACGTTTGAAGAGAGAGAACGGTCAGTGAATGTAGACGGCAGTCCAGAGGAACATGACAGGGTTAGTCGTTCTGAGGAATGCAGTACTCCTCAGATTGATGTCAACAATGTTAAGATTGGGGCTCCTCGTCCACAAGCTGATAGAAGTGAGGAGATCAGTCAGGAGGGGGACATGAAGACATGGCAGGAGTACACCGCAGAGTGTGCCGAAATCATCCAGGTGCTACAAAGCAAAGAAGCTCCACCCCAGTTAAAAGTGAATCAAGAGGAAACAATCGTCTACCTGGAAAGCCGTGAAGAAGCATAA
- the LOC125751823 gene encoding synemin-like isoform X27: protein MLQFRRTFENEKVQLQELNRRLSHYLSRVKHLEQENACLVKEISAVRNERTFEWEDQYLAELRELRRTVDLLAFEKSKAEVERERLRREFQTVQSLLFEESGMCRDIDGELKACKVQLQQAQAKNADLEDFMIQLENESRLLEEEHRREISHVQNNIYSRALSNVTQTYRAVPPITVEEVEQYALSMSDNCMEMFEVYRKRVEDLEESVRADEAKVEDLRREKNQYAADFEKLRSELEEQKRLQVHLEGQLRNTQDKCKGELEHYQMAVEDLEQERMILTSAITDKLKEHQDLMQVKMGLSLELAAYRALLEGEQRDAYLSAGQYSREAPRRIGSSIVRQDRRPPVNIGFETRCMEQGRSSRTSPGVSRFRSYEGPVATLGRASSRRDVMSCSKTPQVSTIAVRPVLQKYDLKTEIAEEVMVQKKDVSQHSANHQKFIKDFSPLPSPTSDKREIDLKEAHKTCVRVVSPPMMSLMTMSEKEGEEDAGDIKADKSEDRKEADYSVTLEQGKIDEEEEVDAPTIEEVMITTQGEFSDDSQIKEEKESKRVDSAEEKEEGGGSQKEEVTEITQDDFSNDSQINEEKESKRIDPAEEKEEEGGSQKEEVTEITQDDFSNDSEINEEKESKGIDPAEEKEEEGGSQKEEVTAIIQDDFSDDSEIKEEKESKRIDPAEGKTMATVSLEEIIEKVIKPAGLDAHLSSSPDSKITYHVEKTEAENGTTQIILESKIEEDLDVSDEALEELLNKEVKKVTLEDVKGTAAGSMIENLLSFGLAKGEDLEKLSVNVEIIEEPLEAHSKEDSKVTPTTVFFQSSSKFIQIEELENDPPPPEHYDSGVEELKTSVIAEEYGRVEVQEGLKDTDVTYYSQETEYYVSTPDDDPEEGPLSSSEHCEAVHGLSDETCHQKGPVISQEDSDSQESESKVTYMISELASSEDRDSLCVVEREVQVSPQMQEAMLDVLQEDSEDPKQQLRELLEELQGEVSGELKENVSLIPRNDEEGDGGLSVDIRKVQKDSDENSMTVVAEINVSQTLEGSELLQEQDKDTFEERERSVNVDGSPEEHDRVSRSEECSTPQIDVNNVKIGAPRPQADRSEEISQEGDMKTWQEYTAECAEIIQVLQSKEAPPQLKVNQEETIVYLESREEA, encoded by the exons ATGTTACAGTTCAGGAGAACGTTTGAGAATGAAAAAGTCCAGCTGCAGGAATTAAACCGCAGACTAAGTCACTACCTGTCCAGAGTGAAACATCTGGAGCAAGAAAACGCCTGCCTGGTAAAAGAAATAAGCGCAGTTAGAAATGAGAGAACTTTCGAGTGGGAAGACCAGTACCTGGCCGAACTGCGAGAACTTAGGAGAACGGTGGACCTGCTAGCTTTTGAGAAGTCTAAAGCTGAGGTGGAACGTGAGAGGCTGCGACGGGAGTTTCAGACGGTTCAGTCGCTGCTCTTCGAAGAGTCGGGAATGTGCCGTGACATCGATGGGGAGCTAAAAGCCTGCAAGGTGCAACTTCAGCAAGCGCAGGCGAAGAACGCCGACCTGGAGGACTTTATGATCCAGCTGGAAAACGAAAGCAGGCTTCTAGAAGAAGAGCACAGACGAGAAATTTCCCATGTCCAGAACAACATATACTCCAGAGCACTGTCCAATGTCACCCAGACGTACCGAGCTGTTCCGCCGATTACTGTGGAAGAGGTGGAGCAGTACGCGCTCAGCATGTCGGATAACTGCATGGAGATGTTCGAGGTGTACCGAAAAAGGGTGGAAGACCTGGAGGAGTCCGTCAGGGCGGACGAGGCTAAAGTGGAGGATTTGCGCAGAGAGAAGAACCAGTATGCCGCCGACTTTGAGAAGCTGCGGTCTGAGCTTGAAGAGCAAAAGAGGCTGCAGGTTCACCTTGAGGGGCAGCTGAGGAACACGCAGGACAAGTGCAAAGGGGAGCTCGAGCATTATCAG ATGGCTGTAGAGGATCTGGAGCAGGAACGGATGATTCTGACCAGCGCCATCACAGACAAGCTGAAGGAACATCAGGATCTCATGCAAGTCAAGATGGGCCTCAGCCTGGAGTTGGCAGCTTACAG GGCACTACTGGAAGGAGAGCAACGAGATGCATATCTCTCGGCAGGCCAGTATTCAAGAGAAGCACCAAGACGAATAG GCTCTTCCATAGTCAGACAAGACAGAAGACCACCTGTGAACATAGGTTTTGAAACCAGATGCATGGAACAAGGGAGATCTTCAAGAACTTCCCCCGGCGTCAGTCGTTTCAGATCCTATGAAGGCCCTGTTGCAACCCTGGGGAGAGCTTCAAGCAGAAGAGATGTCATGTCATGCAGTAAAACACCACAAGTATCCACAATCGCTGTAAGGCCAGTGTTACAGAAATATGATCTGAAAACTGAAATAGCGGAAGAAGTGATGGTGCAAAAGAAAGATGTCTCCCAGCACTCCGCGAATCATCAGAAGTTCATAAAGGATTTCAGTCCCCTTCCCTCACCAACATCAGATAAGAGGGAAATAGACCTGAAAGAGGCACATAAGACGTGTGTGAGAGTTGTGTCCCCTCCAATGATGAGTTTAATGACAATGTCAGAAAAAGAAGGTGAGGAGGATGCCGGAGACATTAAGGCTGATAAGAGTGAGGACAGAAAGGAAGCTGATTACAGTGTCACTCTGGAGCAAGGAAAGATTGACGAGGAGGAGGAAGTGGATGCTCCGACAATAGAGGAGGTCATGATAACGACCCAGGGTGAATTTTCAGATGACTCACAAattaaagaggagaaggagagtaAGAGGGTTGATTCAGctgaggagaaggaggaagggggaGGTTCTCAGAAGGAGGAG gtcacagaaataacccaggatgattTTTCAAATGATTCACAAATTAATGAGGAGAAGGAGAGTAAGAGGATTGATCCAGctgaggagaaggaggaagagggaggttctCAGAAGGAggaggtcacagaaataacccaggatgattTTTCAAATGACTCAGAAATTAATGAGGAGAAGGAGAGTAAGGGGATTGATCCAGctgaggagaaggaggaagagggaggttctCAGAAGGAGGAGGTCACAGCAATAATCCAGGATGATTTTTCAGATGACTCAGAAattaaagaggagaaggagagtaAGAGGATTGATCCAGCTGAGGGGAAGACCATGGCAACAGTAAGCTTGGAGGAAATTATTGAAAAAGTTATAAAGCCTGCTGGTCTGGATGCACATCTTAGTTCATCACCAGACTCAAAGATCACCTATCATGTTGAGAAAACAGAAGCAGAGAATGGCACAACCCAAATAATACTAGAGTCAAAGATAGAGGAGGATCTGGATGTGTCTGATGAGGCTTTGGAAGAGCTCCTCAACAAAGAAGTTAAGAAAGTCACTCTAGAGGATGTCAAAGGAACTGCTGCTGGAAGTATGATTGAAAACTTGCTTTCTTTTGGGCTAGCAAAAGGCGAAGACTTGGAAAAGCTGTCAGTAAATGTTGAAATAATCGAGGAGCCACTGGAAGCACACAGCAAGGAGGACAGCAAGGTCACTCCAACGACAGTGTTCTTTCAGTCTTCTTCAAAATTTATCCAAATTGAAGAGTTAGAGAATGACCCTCCACCGCCTGAACATTATGACAGTGGTGTTGAAGAATTAAAGACTTCAGTGATAGCTGAAGAATACGGACGAGTGGAAGTGCAAGAGGGTTTGAAAGATACAGACGTCACATATTACAGTCAAGAAACTGAATATTACGTGTCCACACCGGATGATGATCCTGAGGAAGGCCCTTTATCGTCTTCTGAACACTGTGAAGCAGTTCATGGCTTGTCAGATGAAACATGCCATCAAAAAGGACCTGTAATCAGCCAAGAGGATTCTGATAGTCAAGAATCAGAATCCAAAGTAACATATATGATCAGTGAACTTGCCAGCAGTGAGGACAGAGATTCACTGTGTGTTGTAGAAAGAGAAGTTCAAGTCTCTCCCCAAATGCAAGAGGCTATGCtagatgttctgcaagaagaCTCAGAGGACCCAAAGCAACAGCTGAGGGAACTTTTGGAAGAGCTCCAAGGAGAAGTGAGTGGGGAATTAAAGGAAAATGTATCTCTTATCCCAAGAAATGATGAAGAAGGTGATGGCGGTCTGTCTGTAGACATCAGAAAAGTACAGAAGGATTCGGATGAGAATTCAATGACCGTTGTAGCAGAGATCAATGTTTCACAGACTCTAGAAGGTTCTGAACTGTTGCAGGAGCAGGACAAAGATACGTTTGAAGAGAGAGAACGGTCAGTGAATGTAGACGGCAGTCCAGAGGAACATGACAGGGTTAGTCGTTCTGAGGAATGCAGTACTCCTCAGATTGATGTCAACAATGTTAAGATTGGGGCTCCTCGTCCACAAGCTGATAGAAGTGAGGAGATCAGTCAGGAGGGGGACATGAAGACATGGCAGGAGTACACCGCAGAGTGTGCCGAAATCATCCAGGTGCTACAAAGCAAAGAAGCTCCACCCCAGTTAAAAGTGAATCAAGAGGAAACAATCGTCTACCTGGAAAGCCGTGAAGAAGCATAA
- the LOC125751823 gene encoding synemin-like isoform X24: MLQFRRTFENEKVQLQELNRRLSHYLSRVKHLEQENACLVKEISAVRNERTFEWEDQYLAELRELRRTVDLLAFEKSKAEVERERLRREFQTVQSLLFEESGMCRDIDGELKACKVQLQQAQAKNADLEDFMIQLENESRLLEEEHRREISHVQNNIYSRALSNVTQTYRAVPPITVEEVEQYALSMSDNCMEMFEVYRKRVEDLEESVRADEAKVEDLRREKNQYAADFEKLRSELEEQKRLQVHLEGQLRNTQDKCKGELEHYQMAVEDLEQERMILTSAITDKLKEHQDLMQVKMGLSLELAAYRALLEGEQRDAYLSAGQYSREAPRRIGSSIVRQDRRPPVNIGFETRCMEQGRSSRTSPGVSRFRSYEGPVATLGRASSRRDVMSCSKTPQVSTIAVRPVLQKYDLKTEIAEEVMVQKKDVSQHSANHQKFIKDFSPLPSPTSDKREIDLKEAHKTCVRVVSPPMMSLMTMSEKEGEEDAGDIKADKSEDRKEADYSVTLEQGKIDEEEEVDAPTIEEVMITTQGEFSDDSQIKEEKESKRVDSAEEKEEGGGSQKEEVTAITQDDFSDDSQINEEKESKRIDPAEEKEEEGGSQKEEVTEITQDDFSNDSQINEEKESKRIDPAEEKEEEGGSQKEEVTEITQDDFSNDSEINEEKESKGIDPAEEKEEEGGSQKEEVTAIIQDDFSDDSEIKEEKESKRIDPAEGKTMATVSLEEIIEKVIKPAGLDAHLSSSPDSKITYHVEKTEAENGTTQIILESKIEEDLDVSDEALEELLNKEVKKVTLEDVKGTAAGSMIENLLSFGLAKGEDLEKLSVNVEIIEEPLEAHSKEDSKVTPTTVFFQSSSKFIQIEELENDPPPPEHYDSGVEELKTSVIAEEYGRVEVQEGLKDTDVTYYSQETEYYVSTPDDDPEEGPLSSSEHCEAVHGLSDETCHQKGPVISQEDSDSQESESKVTYMISELASSEDRDSLCVVEREVQVSPQMQEAMLDVLQEDSEDPKQQLRELLEELQGEVSGELKENVSLIPRNDEEGDGGLSVDIRKVQKDSDENSMTVVAEINVSQTLEGSELLQEQDKDTFEERERSVNVDGSPEEHDRVSRSEECSTPQIDVNNVKIGAPRPQADRSEEISQEGDMKTWQEYTAECAEIIQVLQSKEAPPQLKVNQEETIVYLESREEA, encoded by the exons ATGTTACAGTTCAGGAGAACGTTTGAGAATGAAAAAGTCCAGCTGCAGGAATTAAACCGCAGACTAAGTCACTACCTGTCCAGAGTGAAACATCTGGAGCAAGAAAACGCCTGCCTGGTAAAAGAAATAAGCGCAGTTAGAAATGAGAGAACTTTCGAGTGGGAAGACCAGTACCTGGCCGAACTGCGAGAACTTAGGAGAACGGTGGACCTGCTAGCTTTTGAGAAGTCTAAAGCTGAGGTGGAACGTGAGAGGCTGCGACGGGAGTTTCAGACGGTTCAGTCGCTGCTCTTCGAAGAGTCGGGAATGTGCCGTGACATCGATGGGGAGCTAAAAGCCTGCAAGGTGCAACTTCAGCAAGCGCAGGCGAAGAACGCCGACCTGGAGGACTTTATGATCCAGCTGGAAAACGAAAGCAGGCTTCTAGAAGAAGAGCACAGACGAGAAATTTCCCATGTCCAGAACAACATATACTCCAGAGCACTGTCCAATGTCACCCAGACGTACCGAGCTGTTCCGCCGATTACTGTGGAAGAGGTGGAGCAGTACGCGCTCAGCATGTCGGATAACTGCATGGAGATGTTCGAGGTGTACCGAAAAAGGGTGGAAGACCTGGAGGAGTCCGTCAGGGCGGACGAGGCTAAAGTGGAGGATTTGCGCAGAGAGAAGAACCAGTATGCCGCCGACTTTGAGAAGCTGCGGTCTGAGCTTGAAGAGCAAAAGAGGCTGCAGGTTCACCTTGAGGGGCAGCTGAGGAACACGCAGGACAAGTGCAAAGGGGAGCTCGAGCATTATCAG ATGGCTGTAGAGGATCTGGAGCAGGAACGGATGATTCTGACCAGCGCCATCACAGACAAGCTGAAGGAACATCAGGATCTCATGCAAGTCAAGATGGGCCTCAGCCTGGAGTTGGCAGCTTACAG GGCACTACTGGAAGGAGAGCAACGAGATGCATATCTCTCGGCAGGCCAGTATTCAAGAGAAGCACCAAGACGAATAG GCTCTTCCATAGTCAGACAAGACAGAAGACCACCTGTGAACATAGGTTTTGAAACCAGATGCATGGAACAAGGGAGATCTTCAAGAACTTCCCCCGGCGTCAGTCGTTTCAGATCCTATGAAGGCCCTGTTGCAACCCTGGGGAGAGCTTCAAGCAGAAGAGATGTCATGTCATGCAGTAAAACACCACAAGTATCCACAATCGCTGTAAGGCCAGTGTTACAGAAATATGATCTGAAAACTGAAATAGCGGAAGAAGTGATGGTGCAAAAGAAAGATGTCTCCCAGCACTCCGCGAATCATCAGAAGTTCATAAAGGATTTCAGTCCCCTTCCCTCACCAACATCAGATAAGAGGGAAATAGACCTGAAAGAGGCACATAAGACGTGTGTGAGAGTTGTGTCCCCTCCAATGATGAGTTTAATGACAATGTCAGAAAAAGAAGGTGAGGAGGATGCCGGAGACATTAAGGCTGATAAGAGTGAGGACAGAAAGGAAGCTGATTACAGTGTCACTCTGGAGCAAGGAAAGATTGACGAGGAGGAGGAAGTGGATGCTCCGACAATAGAGGAGGTCATGATAACGACCCAGGGTGAATTTTCAGATGACTCACAAattaaagaggagaaggagagtaAGAGGGTTGATTCAGctgaggagaaggaggaagggggaGGTTCTCAGAAGGAGGAGGTCACAGCAATAACCCAGGATGATTTTTCAGATGATTCACAAATTAATGAGGAGAAGGAGAGTAAAAGGATTGATCCAGctgaggagaaggaggaagagggaggttctCAGAAGGAggag gtcacagaaataacccaggatgattTTTCAAATGATTCACAAATTAATGAGGAGAAGGAGAGTAAGAGGATTGATCCAGctgaggagaaggaggaagagggaggttctCAGAAGGAggaggtcacagaaataacccaggatgattTTTCAAATGACTCAGAAATTAATGAGGAGAAGGAGAGTAAGGGGATTGATCCAGctgaggagaaggaggaagagggaggttctCAGAAGGAGGAGGTCACAGCAATAATCCAGGATGATTTTTCAGATGACTCAGAAattaaagaggagaaggagagtaAGAGGATTGATCCAGCTGAGGGGAAGACCATGGCAACAGTAAGCTTGGAGGAAATTATTGAAAAAGTTATAAAGCCTGCTGGTCTGGATGCACATCTTAGTTCATCACCAGACTCAAAGATCACCTATCATGTTGAGAAAACAGAAGCAGAGAATGGCACAACCCAAATAATACTAGAGTCAAAGATAGAGGAGGATCTGGATGTGTCTGATGAGGCTTTGGAAGAGCTCCTCAACAAAGAAGTTAAGAAAGTCACTCTAGAGGATGTCAAAGGAACTGCTGCTGGAAGTATGATTGAAAACTTGCTTTCTTTTGGGCTAGCAAAAGGCGAAGACTTGGAAAAGCTGTCAGTAAATGTTGAAATAATCGAGGAGCCACTGGAAGCACACAGCAAGGAGGACAGCAAGGTCACTCCAACGACAGTGTTCTTTCAGTCTTCTTCAAAATTTATCCAAATTGAAGAGTTAGAGAATGACCCTCCACCGCCTGAACATTATGACAGTGGTGTTGAAGAATTAAAGACTTCAGTGATAGCTGAAGAATACGGACGAGTGGAAGTGCAAGAGGGTTTGAAAGATACAGACGTCACATATTACAGTCAAGAAACTGAATATTACGTGTCCACACCGGATGATGATCCTGAGGAAGGCCCTTTATCGTCTTCTGAACACTGTGAAGCAGTTCATGGCTTGTCAGATGAAACATGCCATCAAAAAGGACCTGTAATCAGCCAAGAGGATTCTGATAGTCAAGAATCAGAATCCAAAGTAACATATATGATCAGTGAACTTGCCAGCAGTGAGGACAGAGATTCACTGTGTGTTGTAGAAAGAGAAGTTCAAGTCTCTCCCCAAATGCAAGAGGCTATGCtagatgttctgcaagaagaCTCAGAGGACCCAAAGCAACAGCTGAGGGAACTTTTGGAAGAGCTCCAAGGAGAAGTGAGTGGGGAATTAAAGGAAAATGTATCTCTTATCCCAAGAAATGATGAAGAAGGTGATGGCGGTCTGTCTGTAGACATCAGAAAAGTACAGAAGGATTCGGATGAGAATTCAATGACCGTTGTAGCAGAGATCAATGTTTCACAGACTCTAGAAGGTTCTGAACTGTTGCAGGAGCAGGACAAAGATACGTTTGAAGAGAGAGAACGGTCAGTGAATGTAGACGGCAGTCCAGAGGAACATGACAGGGTTAGTCGTTCTGAGGAATGCAGTACTCCTCAGATTGATGTCAACAATGTTAAGATTGGGGCTCCTCGTCCACAAGCTGATAGAAGTGAGGAGATCAGTCAGGAGGGGGACATGAAGACATGGCAGGAGTACACCGCAGAGTGTGCCGAAATCATCCAGGTGCTACAAAGCAAAGAAGCTCCACCCCAGTTAAAAGTGAATCAAGAGGAAACAATCGTCTACCTGGAAAGCCGTGAAGAAGCATAA